One stretch of Pelmatolapia mariae isolate MD_Pm_ZW linkage group LG3_W, Pm_UMD_F_2, whole genome shotgun sequence DNA includes these proteins:
- the LOC134617474 gene encoding neurogenin-1-like yields MDSLYSDIDSNSCNFFPHSEDEESRGPRCASPQPEQQQKKQRRRGRAHSDVTVQVVKKNRRLKANDRERNRMHNLNDALDALRGVLPSFPDETKLTKIETLRFAHNYIWALSETIRIADLQAGKVGEPPVLLSPCLAEAPSPGSDACSWSSSGSSSSSSPAYCASSPGSPAVPEDYSCLRQDALYGFRSFVPGIY; encoded by the coding sequence ATGGACTCGCTCTACTCCGACATCGACAGCAACAGCTGCAACTTCTTCCCGCACAGCGAAGACGAGGAGTCCCGCGGCCCGCGCTGCGCGTCCCCGCAGCccgagcagcagcagaagaagcagcGGCGTCGCGGTCGCGCGCACAGCGACGTGACGGTGCAAGTGGTGAAGAAGAACCGGCGCCTGAAAGCCAACGACCGCGAGCGTAACCGCATGCACAACCTGAACGACGCGCTGGACGCGCTGCGCGGCGTGCTGCCCTCATTCCCGGACGAGACGAAGCTGACGAAAATCGAGACTCTGCGGTTCGCGCACAACTACATCTGGGCGCTGTCCGAGACCATCCGCATCGCGGATCTGCAGGCGGGTAAGGTCGGCGAGCCGCCCGTGCTGCTCAGCCCGTGCCTAGCCGAGGCCCCTAGCCCGGGCAGCGATGCCTGCTCCTGGAGCTCCAgcggctcctcatcctcctcctccccggCCTACTGCGCATCCAGCCCGGGCAGCCCCGCCGTCCCCGAGGACTACAGCTGCCTGCGGCAGGACGCGCTGTACGGCTTCCGCAGCTTCGTGCCGGGCATCTACTGA